Proteins from a genomic interval of Microbacterium phyllosphaerae:
- the hpt gene encoding hypoxanthine phosphoribosyltransferase, producing the protein MRAAEIQDDLAQILVTEEEIIAKLDELATQVAIDYEGKELILVGVLKGAVMVMADFARALPFHAPMDWMAVSSYGASTKSSGVVQIRKDLDTDLNGKHVLIVEDIIDSGLTLSWLLENFESRGAESIEVLALLRKPEAAKVVIDCKYVGFDIPTDFVVGYGLDYDERYRNLRDVAVLAPHVYS; encoded by the coding sequence ATGCGCGCCGCGGAAATCCAGGACGACCTTGCTCAGATCCTCGTCACCGAGGAGGAGATCATCGCGAAGCTCGATGAGCTCGCGACTCAGGTCGCCATCGACTACGAGGGCAAGGAGCTCATCCTCGTGGGCGTGCTCAAGGGCGCGGTGATGGTCATGGCCGACTTCGCCCGTGCGCTGCCCTTCCACGCGCCGATGGATTGGATGGCGGTGTCGAGCTACGGCGCCAGCACCAAGTCGAGCGGCGTGGTGCAGATCCGCAAAGACCTCGACACCGACCTCAATGGCAAGCACGTGCTGATCGTCGAGGACATCATCGACTCCGGACTCACCCTCAGCTGGCTGCTCGAGAACTTCGAGTCTCGCGGTGCCGAGTCGATCGAGGTGCTCGCGCTGCTGCGCAAGCCCGAGGCGGCGAAGGTGGTCATCGACTGCAAGTACGTCGGCTTCGACATCCCCACCGACTTCGTCGTGGGCTACGGCCTCGACTACGACGAGCGCTACCGCAACCTGCGCGACGTCGCCGTGCTCGCGCCGCACGTCTACAGCTGA
- the ftsH gene encoding ATP-dependent zinc metalloprotease FtsH has protein sequence MDVKKLTRNPLIYVALIGLLLFGGFLLISNLGAPKQITTQEGLKLLAGESVTEVVNTDGDQRVDMTLSKAFEGSENVQFYYVDARADEVVKAINDADPKDGFNDAVPRATWFDGILSLLLPLVLLGLLFWWLLSSMQGGGGKVMQFGKSKAKLVNKETPTVTFADVAGADEAIEELHEIKEFLQDPAKFQAIGARIPKGVLLYGPPGTGKTLLARAVAGEAGAPFYSISGSDFVEMFVGVGASRVRDLFNVAKENSPAIIFIDEIDAVGRHRGAGMGGGNDEREQTLNQMLVEMDGFDPNANVIVIAATNRPDILDPALLRPGRFDRQIGVDAPDLRGRQKILEVHSKGKPLSKSVDLEVVARKTPGFTGADLANVLNEAALLTARSNAQLVDNRALDEAIDRVIAGPQRRTRVMKDKEKLITAYHEGGHALAAAAMNYTDPVTKITILPRGKALGYTMVLPLDDKYSVTRNELQDQLTYAMGGRVAEEIIFHDPTTGASNDIEKATSIARKMVIEYGMTTQVGPVKLGSEGGDMFVARDMGRGREYSEKVAERVDAEVRALIEQAHNEAYEVISANRDILDRLALALLEEETLDHNQIAEIFTEVKKLPERPLWLSSEARPVSERPPIEVPKKDVSLAASVEAPSAAARTQQGSANAGQARPATA, from the coding sequence ATGGATGTCAAGAAGCTCACTCGGAATCCGCTGATCTACGTCGCCCTGATCGGTCTGCTGCTGTTCGGCGGCTTCCTGCTGATCTCGAACCTCGGCGCGCCGAAGCAGATCACGACCCAGGAGGGTCTGAAGCTGCTCGCCGGCGAGTCGGTCACCGAGGTCGTCAACACCGACGGCGACCAGCGGGTCGACATGACGCTGTCGAAGGCGTTCGAAGGCTCCGAGAACGTGCAGTTCTACTACGTCGACGCTCGAGCCGACGAGGTCGTCAAGGCGATCAACGACGCCGACCCGAAGGACGGCTTCAACGACGCGGTGCCGCGTGCGACCTGGTTCGACGGCATCCTCTCCCTTCTTCTTCCCCTGGTGCTCCTCGGCCTGCTTTTCTGGTGGCTGCTGTCGTCGATGCAGGGCGGAGGCGGCAAGGTCATGCAGTTCGGCAAGTCCAAGGCCAAGCTCGTCAACAAGGAGACCCCGACGGTCACCTTCGCCGACGTCGCCGGTGCGGACGAGGCGATCGAGGAGCTCCACGAGATCAAGGAATTCCTGCAGGATCCGGCCAAGTTCCAGGCCATCGGTGCCCGCATCCCGAAGGGCGTGCTGCTGTACGGCCCTCCCGGAACCGGAAAGACGCTGCTCGCCCGCGCCGTCGCCGGCGAGGCCGGAGCGCCGTTCTATTCGATCTCGGGTTCTGACTTCGTCGAGATGTTCGTCGGTGTCGGTGCATCCCGCGTGCGCGACCTCTTCAACGTGGCCAAGGAGAACTCTCCCGCGATCATCTTCATCGACGAGATCGATGCCGTCGGTCGCCACCGTGGTGCCGGCATGGGCGGCGGAAACGACGAGCGCGAGCAGACGCTCAACCAGATGCTCGTCGAGATGGACGGCTTCGACCCGAACGCGAACGTCATCGTGATCGCGGCGACGAACCGTCCCGACATCCTCGACCCCGCACTCCTCCGCCCCGGTCGTTTCGACCGTCAGATCGGCGTCGACGCCCCCGACCTGCGCGGCCGCCAGAAGATCCTCGAGGTGCACAGCAAGGGCAAGCCGCTGTCGAAGAGCGTCGACCTCGAGGTCGTCGCCCGCAAGACCCCCGGCTTCACCGGAGCCGATCTCGCGAACGTGCTGAACGAGGCCGCCCTGCTGACCGCTCGCTCGAACGCGCAGCTGGTCGACAACCGCGCCCTCGACGAGGCCATCGACCGCGTGATCGCCGGTCCTCAGCGGCGCACCCGCGTCATGAAGGACAAAGAGAAGCTCATCACCGCGTACCACGAGGGCGGGCACGCTCTCGCCGCAGCGGCGATGAACTACACCGACCCCGTGACGAAGATCACGATCCTGCCCCGTGGCAAGGCTCTCGGCTACACGATGGTGCTGCCGCTCGACGACAAGTACTCCGTCACGCGCAACGAGCTGCAGGATCAGCTCACGTACGCCATGGGAGGACGCGTCGCCGAGGAGATCATCTTCCACGACCCGACCACCGGCGCGTCGAACGACATCGAGAAGGCGACGTCGATCGCCCGCAAGATGGTCATCGAATACGGCATGACCACCCAGGTCGGTCCGGTCAAGCTCGGCTCCGAGGGCGGCGACATGTTCGTCGCACGCGACATGGGACGCGGCCGCGAGTACTCCGAGAAGGTCGCGGAGCGGGTGGATGCCGAGGTGCGAGCGCTCATCGAGCAGGCGCACAACGAGGCCTACGAGGTCATCAGCGCCAACCGCGACATCCTCGACAGGCTCGCCCTGGCACTGCTCGAGGAGGAGACGCTCGATCACAACCAGATCGCGGAGATCTTCACCGAGGTGAAGAAGCTCCCCGAGCGTCCGCTCTGGCTCTCCAGCGAGGCCCGCCCGGTGTCGGAGCGGCCTCCGATCGAGGTCCCGAAG